ACGCTTATCTACAGTTGCTGCTGAAAAGAGTTTAATTGCCGGCGCTCTTACCAGGTCTCGGAGGCGCAAGATTATCGATCAGGTTGCGGCAAGCTGGATATTAGGAGGGTATTTAACCTGGCGTCGAAAGCGCCCGGATACGACAGAAGAAGATTTCTGAAGGACGGGATGGGGCCACAGGTGTATAGTTTAGCCTGCAGAGGGGAAATAATGAGGTTAGCCTAAAAAATACGGAGGTGTTTCCAGTTGGCTTTTAACGAGGAGGAAACTATTGTTCTCACCGATGAGGGGGGGCAGGAACACGAATTCAATCTGGTCGACATTATTACCGTGGATGGGGAGGAGTACGCGATTCTCCAGCCTGTAGAAGAGGATGAAGCAATTATTTTAAAGTTTGGGATAGACGAGGACGGAAACGAAGTCCTCTGTGACATCGAAGATGATGAAGAGTGGGAACGGGTTGCCGACGCCTGGCAGGAGATGCTTGAAGAAGGGGACGAAATTTAGTTAGATTCCGCTGAAAAAGTCAGCCAAAAAGTTCCTTGAAAATGCATATAAATCAAGGGATTCCGGCTCCTGTGGCGAATTGTTTAAGTAGAGGAAAACAAAACAAAAGCCCAGGAGGAAATC
The Bacillota bacterium genome window above contains:
- a CDS encoding DUF1292 domain-containing protein; translated protein: MAFNEEETIVLTDEGGQEHEFNLVDIITVDGEEYAILQPVEEDEAIILKFGIDEDGNEVLCDIEDDEEWERVADAWQEMLEEGDEI